From a single Solanum dulcamara chromosome 4, daSolDulc1.2, whole genome shotgun sequence genomic region:
- the LOC129885371 gene encoding auxin-induced protein 15A-like, whose amino-acid sequence MAIRMPRIIKKSSTAGDVPKGHFAVYVGEKQKKRFVIPISFLSQPLFQDLLSQAEEEFGFNHPMGGVTIPCSEDVFIDLTSRLSRI is encoded by the coding sequence ATGGCTATCCGTATGCCTCGTATAATCAAGAAGTCTTCTACAGCCGGAGATGTTCCTAAAGGCCACTTTGCTGTTTACGTTGGGGAGAAGCAGAAGAAGAGATTTGTAATCCCCATATCATTCTTGAGCCAACCTTTATTTCAAGATTTACTTAGTCAAGCTGAGGAAGAATTTGGCTTTAATCATCCAATGGGTGGTGTCACAATTCCCTGTAGTGAGGATGTGTTTATTGATCTTACTTCTCGCTTGAGTAGGATCTGA
- the LOC129885373 gene encoding auxin-induced protein 15A-like, with amino-acid sequence MAIRMPRIIKKSSTAGDVPKGHFAVYVGEKQKKRFVIPISFLSQPLFQDLLSQVEEEFGFDHPMGGVTFPCSEDVFIDLTSRLNRI; translated from the coding sequence ATGGCTATCCGTATGCCTCGTATAATCAAGAAGTCTTCTACAGCTGGCGATGTTCCAAAAGGCCACTTTGCTGTTTATGTAGGGGAGAAGCAAAAGAAGAGATTTGTAATCCCCATATCATTCTTGAGCCAACCTTTATTTCAAGACTTGCTTAGTCAAGTTGAGGAAGAATTTGGCTTCGATCATCCAATGGGCGGTGTCACATTTCCCTGTAGTGAGGATGTGTTCATTGATCTTACTTCTCGCTTGAATAGGATCTGA
- the LOC129885374 gene encoding auxin-induced protein 15A-like: MAILRMIKKSSATRDTPKGHFAVYVGEMQKKRFVIPISFLNEPLFQDLLSQAEEEFGFEHPMGGVTIPCSEDLFIDLTSRLRK; the protein is encoded by the coding sequence ATGGCTATTCTTCGTATGATCAAGAAGTCTTCCGCAACAAGAGATACTCCCAAAGGCCATTTTGCTGTGTATGTTGGAGAGATGCAGAAAAAGAGATTTGTGATCCCGATATCATTCTTGAACGAACCTTTATTTCAAGACTTACTTAGTCAAGCTGAGGAAGAATTTGGCTTTGAACATCCAATGGGTGGTGTGACTATTCCCTGCAGTGAGGATTTGTTCATAGATCTCACATCTCGATTGAGGAAGTGA
- the LOC129884459 gene encoding auxin-induced protein 15A-like — protein sequence MAIRMPRIIKKSSTAGDVPKGHFAVYVGEKQKKRFVIPISFLSQPLFQDLLSQVEEEFGFDHPMGGVTFPCSEDVFIDLTSRLNRI from the coding sequence ATGGCTATCCGTATGCCTCGTATAATCAAGAAGTCTTCTACAGCTGGCGATGTTCCAAAAGGCCACTTTGCTGTTTATGTAGGGGAGAAGCAAAAGAAGAGATTTGTAATCCCCATATCATTCTTGAGCCAACCTTTATTTCAAGACTTGCTTAGTCAAGTTGAGGAAGAATTTGGCTTCGATCATCCAATGGGTGGTGTCACATTTCCCTGTAGTGAGGATGTGTTCATTGATCTTACTTCTCGCTTGAATAGGATCTGA
- the LOC129884460 gene encoding auxin-induced protein 15A-like: MAIRMPRIIKKSSTSGDVPKGYFAVYVGEKQKKRFVIPVSFLSQPLFQDLLSQAEEEFGFDHPMGGLTIPCSENMFIDLTRRLRK; this comes from the coding sequence ATGGCTATTCGTATGCCTCGTATAATCAAGAAATCTTCCACATCTGGAGATGTCCCTAAAGGATATTTTGCTGTGTATGTCGGGGAGAAGCAGAAGAAGAGATTTGTGATCCCAGTATCATTCTTGAGTCAACCTTTATTCCAAGACTTGCTCAGTCAAGCTGAAGAAGAATTCGGATTTGATCATCCAATGGGTGGTCTCACAATTCCTTGCAGTGAGAATATGTTCATTGATCTCACACGTCGCTTGAGGAAGTGA
- the LOC129885380 gene encoding auxin-induced protein 15A-like — MTIRVPRIIKKSSTSLDVPKGHFAVYVGEKQRKRFVIPISYLSQPSFQDLLSQAEEEFGFDHPMGGVTIPCPEAIFIEITSQFRI; from the coding sequence ATGACTATTCGTGTTCCTCGTATAATCAAGAAGTCATCGACATCCTTGGATGTCCCCAAGGGCCATTTTGCTGTTTATGTTGGGGAGAAGCAGAGGAAGAGATTTGTGATACCGATATCATACTTGAGCCAACCATCATTTCAAGACTTGCTAAGTCAAGCAGAGGAAGAATTTGGCTTCGACCATCCAATGGGTGGTGTCACAATTCCCTGTCCAGAAGCTATCTTCATTGAAATCACTTCTCAGTTTAGGATTTGA